The following are encoded in a window of Pseudobacteroides sp. genomic DNA:
- the nuoE gene encoding NADH-quinone oxidoreductase subunit NuoE, with amino-acid sequence MDSKGCCCGGIDEKKEKLQQIIEKYKSTRGALIPVLHEAQEIYGYLPLSVQKTISEGLNVPLSEIYGVVTFYTQFSLEPKGKYNIQLCMGTACYVKGAGIILDKLKEKLGVEVGKCTEDGMFSLEACRCIGACGLAPVMMINEDVYGRLSPDDIEGIIEKYIKD; translated from the coding sequence ATGGATTCAAAAGGTTGCTGCTGTGGTGGTATTGATGAAAAAAAAGAAAAACTACAGCAAATAATTGAGAAATATAAAAGCACAAGAGGTGCTTTAATTCCTGTATTGCATGAGGCACAAGAAATTTACGGTTATCTGCCTCTCAGCGTTCAAAAGACAATTTCTGAGGGACTAAATGTTCCGCTTTCCGAGATATACGGAGTAGTTACATTCTATACTCAATTCTCACTCGAGCCAAAAGGAAAATATAATATTCAGCTTTGTATGGGTACTGCTTGCTATGTTAAGGGTGCAGGAATAATTCTTGATAAACTTAAAGAGAAACTTGGTGTTGAGGTTGGAAAGTGCACAGAGGACGGAATGTTTTCACTCGAAGCATGTAGATGTATCGGAGCATGCGGTTTGGCACCGGTTATGATGATAAATGAAGATGTATATGGTAGACTTTCGCCTGACGATATTGAAGGTATAATTGAAAAATATATAAAGGACTAA
- a CDS encoding NADH-quinone oxidoreductase subunit NuoF, with protein MQIYRAHVLVCGGTGCVASSSEKLMSEFDTHLNNNNLASEVKIVKTGCFGLCARGPVVVVYPEGCMYTMVNVEDVKEIVEEHLLKGRIVTRLLETGQNSEGIETSLDGVEFFKKQLRIALRNCGVINPELIEEYIAFDGYKALAKVLTEMTPGEVVDTIKKSGLRGRGGGGFPSGLKWEFTAKAQDDQKYVCCNADEGDPGAFMDRSVLEGDPHSVIEAMAIAGYAVGANQGYIYIRAEYPIAVKRLNIAIEQAKQYGLLGNNIFGTNFSFDLEIRLGAGAFVCGEETALMTSIEGKRGEPRPRPPFPAIKGLWNKPTLLNNVETYANIPPIINKGAEWFASIGTEKSKGTKVFAVGGNINNTGLVEVPMGTTLREVVYEIGGGIPNGKTFKAAQTGGPSGGCIPASHLDVPIDYDSLIQLGSMMGSGGLIVMDEDTCMVDIAKFFLEFTVDESCGKCPPCRIGTKRMLEILERITDGKGTEGDITKLEILAKNIKAAALCGLGQTAPNPILSTLHYFKDEYLAHVNDRKCPAGVCKSMMQYVISAEKCKSCGLCVKACPVGCISGEKKVPYVIDNDKCVKCGACMEKCPFKAIFKNA; from the coding sequence ATGCAGATTTATAGAGCTCATGTTCTAGTTTGTGGTGGTACCGGATGTGTTGCATCAAGTTCGGAAAAGTTAATGAGCGAGTTTGATACGCACTTAAATAATAATAACCTGGCAAGTGAGGTCAAAATAGTAAAGACAGGTTGTTTCGGATTATGTGCACGCGGACCTGTTGTGGTTGTATATCCTGAAGGCTGCATGTACACTATGGTTAATGTTGAGGATGTTAAGGAAATTGTTGAAGAACATCTTCTTAAAGGCAGAATAGTTACAAGGCTGTTGGAAACTGGACAAAACAGTGAAGGAATAGAGACTTCACTAGATGGTGTTGAATTCTTTAAAAAGCAATTAAGAATAGCATTAAGAAACTGTGGTGTTATAAATCCTGAGCTTATTGAAGAATACATTGCTTTTGACGGTTACAAAGCTTTAGCTAAGGTTTTAACTGAAATGACTCCGGGAGAGGTTGTAGATACAATCAAAAAGTCCGGACTTAGAGGAAGAGGGGGCGGAGGCTTTCCAAGCGGTCTTAAGTGGGAATTTACTGCCAAGGCTCAGGACGATCAGAAGTATGTTTGCTGTAATGCTGACGAAGGAGACCCGGGAGCATTCATGGACAGAAGTGTACTTGAAGGTGATCCCCACTCAGTTATCGAGGCAATGGCAATAGCTGGATATGCAGTTGGTGCAAACCAAGGATATATTTATATAAGAGCGGAATATCCCATCGCAGTTAAGCGTCTTAACATAGCCATTGAGCAGGCAAAGCAATACGGCTTGCTTGGAAACAATATTTTCGGTACTAATTTCAGCTTTGATTTGGAAATAAGACTGGGAGCCGGAGCTTTTGTGTGCGGTGAAGAAACAGCACTCATGACTTCTATTGAAGGAAAAAGAGGAGAACCAAGACCAAGACCTCCATTCCCTGCAATTAAAGGTTTGTGGAATAAGCCAACACTTTTAAATAACGTTGAAACATATGCAAATATTCCTCCCATTATCAACAAGGGGGCAGAATGGTTTGCAAGCATTGGTACAGAAAAGAGCAAGGGAACAAAAGTTTTTGCAGTGGGAGGTAACATAAACAACACAGGTCTTGTAGAAGTACCGATGGGTACTACTTTAAGAGAGGTTGTATATGAAATCGGAGGAGGTATACCAAACGGCAAAACCTTTAAGGCAGCTCAGACCGGCGGACCTTCCGGCGGATGTATTCCTGCCAGCCACTTGGATGTTCCTATTGACTACGATTCATTGATTCAGTTGGGTTCGATGATGGGTTCCGGCGGACTTATAGTTATGGATGAGGACACCTGTATGGTTGACATAGCAAAGTTCTTTCTGGAGTTTACCGTTGATGAGTCATGCGGTAAATGTCCTCCATGCCGAATCGGAACAAAGAGAATGCTTGAAATACTTGAAAGAATAACAGACGGTAAAGGTACTGAAGGCGACATAACTAAGCTGGAAATTCTGGCAAAGAACATTAAGGCGGCTGCACTGTGTGGTCTTGGTCAGACAGCTCCAAATCCTATTTTGAGCACACTGCATTATTTTAAAGATGAATACCTTGCACATGTTAATGACAGGAAATGTCCTGCAGGTGTATGCAAGTCAATGATGCAATATGTTATAAGTGCAGAGAAGTGTAAGAGCTGCGGGCTTTGCGTAAAAGCATGTCCTGTTGGCTGCATAAGCGGAGAAAAGAAGGTTCCTTATGTTATAGATAACGATAAATGTGTTAAATGTGGTGCTTGTATGGAAAAATGCCCATTCAAGGCTATATTCAAGAATGCTTAG
- a CDS encoding cohesin domain-containing protein produces the protein MNIKRKIALFLSLSILMGILFTSTLYADNQSTISLEFDKTKASVGEVIKASLKINNIKNFGGYEVRLRYNPEVLQAIDVNTGSPLEDKTPPAKGDLLQNATFSPFGLTNSVIKDGILDFGNIYMKIQDYKKSGKAETTGTLAVIGFKVLKDAATEVIFDDLNAMPGAINGTMVFDWEGAQIKSGYSIINPGKINESSSPIPLPSFTAKPQQSDTAVSPASSAAPEASASSAVSPDSSKAPGSNSSDNASDSNTSASKSNLMIIIIILASVVVVIPVIIVLILKRKK, from the coding sequence ATGAATATCAAAAGAAAAATTGCGTTGTTTCTATCCTTATCAATCCTTATGGGGATCCTATTTACAAGCACTTTATACGCAGATAACCAATCAACCATATCACTTGAGTTCGATAAAACCAAAGCAAGTGTAGGCGAAGTCATTAAAGCATCACTTAAAATCAACAATATCAAAAATTTTGGCGGCTATGAAGTCCGTTTAAGATACAATCCTGAGGTTCTTCAAGCAATTGATGTAAATACAGGCAGTCCATTAGAGGACAAGACACCTCCGGCTAAAGGCGACTTGCTCCAGAATGCGACCTTTTCCCCATTTGGACTTACAAACAGCGTCATCAAAGATGGTATACTTGACTTTGGGAATATTTACATGAAAATTCAGGATTATAAAAAAAGCGGAAAGGCAGAAACTACAGGGACACTTGCTGTTATTGGCTTCAAGGTTTTGAAGGATGCTGCAACAGAAGTAATATTTGATGACCTAAATGCTATGCCAGGTGCCATAAACGGAACAATGGTCTTTGACTGGGAAGGTGCTCAAATAAAAAGCGGTTACTCAATAATAAATCCCGGTAAGATTAATGAGTCATCATCACCCATTCCTCTTCCAAGCTTTACTGCTAAGCCACAACAATCAGATACAGCTGTCTCACCTGCCAGCTCAGCAGCACCTGAAGCATCAGCATCATCAGCAGTATCACCCGATAGCTCAAAAGCTCCAGGCAGCAATTCATCTGATAACGCTAGCGATTCAAATACATCAGCCAGCAAATCAAACCTTATGATTATAATAATTATACTGGCATCTGTTGTTGTTGTCATCCCAGTTATTATTGTACTCATACTTAAGAGAAAAAAATAA
- a CDS encoding (2Fe-2S) ferredoxin domain-containing protein, with the protein MKSITELEELRKKALEKMGVRANTDGYRIVVGMATCGIAAGARPVMNSFMEELQKREIKNASVTMTGCVGVCRLEPIVEVIDPSGNKTTYVKMTSEKAVRIVAEHIVNGRVCLDYTIGYEDKK; encoded by the coding sequence ATGAAATCAATAACTGAACTTGAAGAATTAAGAAAGAAAGCTTTAGAAAAAATGGGAGTTAGAGCCAACACTGACGGCTACAGAATAGTGGTAGGTATGGCTACTTGCGGTATAGCTGCAGGTGCTAGACCGGTTATGAACTCCTTCATGGAAGAGTTACAGAAAAGGGAAATAAAAAATGCCAGTGTTACTATGACTGGGTGCGTAGGTGTATGCCGGCTTGAGCCTATTGTTGAAGTAATTGATCCTAGTGGTAATAAAACTACTTACGTTAAAATGACTTCGGAAAAGGCTGTTCGTATTGTAGCAGAGCATATAGTAAACGGCAGAGTTTGTTTAGATTATACAATTGGTTATGAAGATAAGAAATGA
- a CDS encoding PHP domain-containing protein has product MRLAYDLHIHSALSACSDKDMTPNNIVNMSLLKELDIIAVTDHNSAENLEAVIKCAEGKGILVVPGMEVETMEEIHAVCLFPGLAEAKKMQEIIYENLPPIKNREDIFGRQIIFDENDNETGTLDRLLLTAASLSIEELNRIVKGLKGVMVPAHIDRSSYSVLSNLGSIPENLGFKFLEVSKKADMGVLKKQYPEAINYDIIMSSDAHSLECISERESFIDIDEKTIECLISKIRNG; this is encoded by the coding sequence ATGAGGTTAGCATACGATTTGCATATCCATTCGGCATTGTCTGCCTGCTCCGATAAGGATATGACTCCCAACAACATCGTAAACATGTCGCTCCTCAAAGAGTTGGATATTATTGCTGTTACTGACCACAACTCGGCAGAAAACCTGGAGGCTGTTATTAAATGTGCTGAGGGGAAGGGTATCCTTGTCGTACCTGGCATGGAAGTGGAAACAATGGAAGAAATACATGCTGTGTGCCTATTTCCGGGTCTGGCTGAAGCTAAAAAAATGCAGGAAATCATATATGAAAATCTGCCGCCCATTAAAAACAGGGAAGATATTTTTGGGAGGCAGATTATTTTTGATGAAAATGATAATGAGACGGGGACTCTGGATAGACTTTTACTCACGGCAGCAAGTTTGTCCATAGAAGAGCTGAATAGAATTGTAAAAGGGCTTAAAGGCGTAATGGTTCCTGCACATATAGATAGAAGCTCCTACAGTGTTTTATCCAATCTTGGAAGCATACCGGAAAACCTTGGATTTAAATTCCTGGAGGTTTCAAAGAAAGCTGATATGGGCGTGCTGAAAAAGCAATACCCCGAAGCTATAAATTATGATATAATTATGTCATCTGATGCACACTCCCTAGAATGTATTTCTGAAAGGGAGTCATTTATTGATATTGATGAAAAAACAATAGAATGCCTCATATCAAAAATAAGGAACGGATAG
- a CDS encoding S-layer homology domain-containing protein codes for MMYKGLKKRFSHVFLSVVILLGTMQGLTIREIATVYAGGDTVPFYIGNALHYADTNDSLYRSEPLTTQTDNITMEAWVKAETISSAATNIRIMYNGNSSTRGYGIYLAGASKYPSILMGNVAFIGMVTPETINTGVWYHLAAVRDNGIWKLYINGVEKPLNSNTLAPNPILLTDSFSIGNNNLVPESFNGCFDEVRFWTVARSGQQIRDNMYLKLHGDEEGLLAYYNFDQENIIPGGNNSAITTVTDLAGGNQNLTMSGFAKTGSTSNFIQSVQLGQFQFENTVYSVREYAGSVRVAVTRTGGSEGTVTLNYSTSNGTAMEGTHYTSTNGSVTFVSGETRKEIDIPIINSAITEVKTFNISLSAQSGVPIGSGNASISIEPNDAKSITAFSFTGLNPVVTGIVNEAAKTISLTVPYGSDVAALVPTIAHTGYSVSPASGEPRNFTSPVTYNVQAADGSNQEYVVTVKTLPTALNVQVSGTTQVGRTLVGSYTFYDAGGDSDASALKWYRSDNNEGLNKALIGDATDITYTLEAADIDKYISFEVTPKTASGALLGTEIVSSWIGPVTKKTQNVVIYNDVTKTYGDAPFEHTAAGGSGTGVFSYTSSNPSVAGIDPSTGTVTIFNSGTTTLTATKAADGEFNQISCSCVLTVEKKVLTATAIADNKSYDGTTAATGTVNLSGKVGVEDVSASGVFTFESAYAGEGKTVNVTGITLSGEKADNYTVNVSAITTADINKVSMEGISFDHYTVTYDGTEKRIIVAGELPDGASVIYTGNIGTNAGIYNATAIVSGGTNYNDMILNATLTINKKILEATAVANNKAYDGNKAASGTITLIGRVGGDDVTASAVFEFEDADVGAAKTVNVKDISLRGPKAENYSLNNITAKITADIYRGANGLDSKPIPPAPSTQTPTLMLSPRSTPSPTSTAMPEPIKVIINGVQQEAASADIKNINGKTLTTITLDDKKVEEKLKKEGERSTLVIPVNIASDIVVGELNGQTVKNMEQKHAVLEVKTADITYTLPASQINIDEVSLQLGKKVELKDIKVNVTISKSLNNIEKIVEDTANKNNYNMVIKPIEFEITCTNGNKTIEVSSFNAYVERMVAIPDGVDPSKITTGIVLNTDGTFSHVPTTITVIDSKYYAKINSLTNSVYSIIWSPKTFRDVENHWSKVAINDMGSRLVIDGVGQEVFEPDSYTTRAEFTAIVVRALGIMKLGAGKDVFSDVTKELKYYDAISIAYKYGIVSGYGNGKFGTLDIITREQAFTMLARAMKLTKINVGFKLGEVESILEKFEDWAKNADWAKESVAACIKAGIIAGRSEKKLASKENMTRAEAAVMVRKLLKTSGLI; via the coding sequence ATGATGTATAAGGGATTGAAAAAGAGATTTTCTCATGTATTCTTATCAGTTGTGATTTTGCTCGGTACAATGCAAGGTTTGACAATAAGAGAAATTGCTACAGTTTACGCGGGGGGTGACACAGTGCCTTTTTATATTGGCAATGCATTACATTATGCAGATACCAATGATTCGTTGTATAGATCTGAGCCATTAACAACTCAAACTGACAATATTACAATGGAGGCCTGGGTTAAAGCGGAAACCATATCTAGTGCGGCTACAAATATTAGAATAATGTATAACGGTAATAGTAGTACGAGGGGGTATGGTATCTATTTGGCAGGTGCCAGCAAATATCCCAGTATTTTGATGGGTAATGTAGCATTTATAGGTATGGTAACCCCAGAGACAATCAACACTGGAGTGTGGTACCATCTAGCGGCTGTCAGGGACAATGGGATTTGGAAATTATACATAAATGGTGTGGAAAAGCCTTTAAACTCTAATACCCTGGCACCAAATCCTATTCTATTAACAGATAGCTTTTCAATTGGAAATAACAATCTAGTGCCGGAAAGCTTTAATGGTTGTTTTGATGAAGTTAGGTTTTGGACTGTTGCCAGGTCAGGTCAACAGATTAGAGACAACATGTATTTGAAGCTTCACGGAGACGAGGAAGGGCTTTTGGCATATTATAACTTTGATCAGGAAAATATTATACCAGGAGGTAACAATTCTGCAATTACTACAGTAACAGATTTAGCTGGGGGGAATCAAAACCTGACTATGTCCGGATTTGCAAAGACCGGTTCTACGTCTAATTTTATTCAAAGTGTACAATTAGGACAGTTTCAGTTCGAGAACACAGTTTATTCTGTTAGGGAATATGCAGGATCTGTAAGGGTTGCTGTTACAAGAACAGGCGGAAGTGAAGGAACTGTTACGTTAAATTATAGTACATCCAATGGGACTGCAATGGAAGGCACGCATTATACTTCAACAAACGGCAGCGTTACTTTTGTCAGCGGAGAAACAAGAAAAGAAATTGATATTCCAATTATTAATAGTGCAATAACAGAAGTAAAGACTTTCAACATATCGTTGTCGGCACAATCGGGAGTCCCTATCGGATCAGGCAATGCATCCATAAGTATTGAGCCTAATGATGCTAAATCTATTACTGCTTTTAGTTTCACAGGGTTAAATCCAGTTGTGACCGGTATTGTGAATGAAGCAGCCAAGACTATTAGTCTGACAGTTCCTTATGGCAGTGATGTAGCGGCACTTGTTCCGACTATAGCACATACAGGGTATAGTGTGTCTCCGGCATCCGGAGAACCCCGCAACTTCACAAGTCCTGTTACGTATAACGTACAAGCTGCAGATGGAAGTAATCAGGAATATGTGGTAACTGTTAAAACATTGCCAACGGCATTAAATGTGCAGGTGTCAGGTACCACCCAGGTGGGTCGGACGCTTGTGGGAAGCTACACTTTTTATGATGCTGGAGGTGATTCTGATGCAAGTGCTCTTAAATGGTATCGTTCCGACAATAATGAAGGACTAAACAAGGCCTTAATTGGAGATGCAACAGATATTACATATACTCTGGAAGCTGCTGATATTGATAAATATATCAGCTTTGAGGTAACACCCAAAACAGCCTCAGGTGCACTTTTGGGCACTGAGATAGTGAGTTCTTGGATAGGTCCTGTTACTAAGAAAACACAGAATGTTGTTATATACAATGATGTTACAAAAACATACGGGGATGCTCCTTTTGAACATACAGCGGCAGGAGGAAGCGGTACGGGAGTATTTAGCTATACATCCAGTAATCCTTCAGTTGCAGGGATAGATCCTTCAACAGGAACTGTAACAATATTTAATTCTGGAACTACGACATTGACTGCAACTAAAGCAGCTGACGGAGAATTTAACCAAATAAGCTGCTCATGTGTGCTAACTGTTGAGAAAAAAGTCCTTACAGCCACAGCTATAGCGGATAACAAGTCCTATGACGGCACTACGGCTGCTACCGGTACAGTAAATTTGTCAGGTAAGGTAGGAGTTGAAGATGTAAGTGCAAGCGGTGTATTTACATTTGAAAGTGCTTATGCAGGGGAAGGTAAAACAGTTAATGTAACAGGTATAACACTTAGCGGAGAAAAGGCAGATAATTATACTGTCAATGTAAGTGCAATAACAACAGCCGACATCAATAAAGTTAGCATGGAGGGAATTAGCTTTGACCACTATACTGTGACTTACGATGGGACAGAAAAAAGAATAATTGTAGCAGGAGAACTGCCTGACGGAGCAAGTGTAATTTACACTGGCAACATCGGCACTAATGCGGGAATATATAATGCGACCGCTATAGTCTCTGGAGGAACAAATTATAACGATATGATACTAAATGCAACCTTGACTATAAACAAAAAGATTCTGGAGGCAACTGCAGTTGCAAACAATAAAGCCTATGATGGAAATAAGGCAGCTTCTGGAACTATAACCCTGATCGGAAGAGTTGGGGGTGATGATGTGACTGCAAGTGCTGTTTTTGAATTTGAAGATGCTGACGTAGGAGCAGCAAAGACGGTGAACGTAAAGGATATTTCCCTTAGAGGACCTAAAGCAGAAAACTACTCTCTTAATAATATAACAGCAAAAATAACAGCTGATATTTATAGGGGGGCAAATGGTCTGGATTCCAAGCCTATTCCTCCAGCACCATCAACACAAACACCGACACTAATGCTATCACCAAGGTCCACACCGTCACCTACATCAACTGCTATGCCTGAACCGATAAAAGTAATAATTAACGGAGTACAGCAGGAAGCAGCTTCAGCAGATATCAAAAATATCAATGGCAAGACACTCACAACTATTACTTTAGATGATAAAAAAGTCGAGGAGAAACTGAAGAAGGAAGGGGAGCGGTCTACACTGGTCATCCCGGTGAATATTGCATCTGACATTGTGGTAGGTGAGTTAAACGGGCAGACAGTAAAAAACATGGAGCAAAAGCATGCAGTGCTCGAAGTAAAAACTGCGGATATCACATATACGCTGCCTGCCTCGCAAATAAATATAGATGAGGTTTCTTTACAACTAGGGAAAAAAGTTGAGTTGAAGGATATAAAAGTTAATGTAACGATTTCAAAATCATTAAATAATATTGAAAAAATAGTAGAGGATACTGCAAATAAAAATAATTATAATATGGTAATAAAGCCCATTGAATTTGAGATTACCTGTACAAACGGTAATAAAACGATAGAGGTTTCAAGCTTTAATGCTTACGTTGAAAGGATGGTGGCAATACCTGATGGAGTAGACCCAAGCAAAATTACAACCGGGATTGTACTAAATACTGATGGAACCTTTTCCCACGTTCCGACAACTATAACAGTGATTGACAGTAAATATTATGCCAAAATCAACAGTCTTACAAACAGTGTATATTCTATTATATGGAGTCCTAAGACCTTTAGAGACGTAGAGAACCATTGGTCAAAAGTTGCTATAAACGACATGGGATCGAGACTGGTTATAGACGGTGTTGGACAAGAGGTTTTCGAACCTGATAGCTACACAACTAGAGCGGAGTTTACAGCAATAGTGGTAAGGGCACTTGGAATTATGAAGCTAGGTGCGGGTAAGGATGTATTTAGTGATGTGACAAAGGAGTTAAAGTATTATGATGCAATATCTATTGCCTATAAATATGGAATAGTATCAGGCTATGGGAATGGAAAATTCGGGACTTTGGATATAATTACACGCGAGCAGGCTTTTACAATGCTAGCAAGGGCAATGAAGCTTACAAAGATAAATGTAGGATTCAAATTGGGTGAGGTTGAAAGCATTCTTGAAAAATTTGAAGATTGGGCAAAAAATGCAGACTGGGCTAAAGAAAGTGTGGCAGCATGTATAAAGGCAGGTATTATAGCGGGCAGGAGCGAAAAAAAGCTTGCCTCAAAGGAAAATATGACCAGGGCAGAGGCAGCAGTGATGGTAAGAAAGCTTTTGAAAACATCAGGGCTGATATAA
- a CDS encoding NADH-dependent [FeFe] hydrogenase, group A6: protein METVNITIDSRKIQVPKEYTVLEAARAANIDIPTLCFLKEINEIGACRMCLVEVQGARSLQAACVYPVSEGLVISTQTPAVREARKVTLELILSNHDRKCLTCVRSSNCELQKLSEDLNIRDLRFDGDSPKMPLDELSPSIVRDPNKCVLCRRCVSMCKNVQGVAVIDTNERGFKTIVSSAFNKSLNDVPCAMCGQCINVCPVGALREKDATDKVWEALANKDLHVVVQTAPAVRVAIGEEFGMPIGSRATSNMIAALRRLGFAKVFDTDTAADLTIMEEGTELINRIKNGGKLPLITSCSPGWIKFCEHNFPEFLDNLSSCKSPHEMFGAVLKSYYAEKMGIDPSKIFVVSIMPCTAKKYEAQRPELSSNGYPDVDVVLTTRELAKMIKEAAIDFKELPERQFDDPMGEASGAAVIFGATGGVMEAALRTVTEILNGKPSDEIEYNVVRGIDGVKEAVVEAGGMKIKAAVAHGLGNARKLLEKVKNGEEYHFIEIMACPGGCVNGGGQPIQPSKVRSWVDLRAERAKAIYDEDKEMPIRKSHENPRIKMLYDEYFKEPGSHKAHELLHTHYVKRENYPEE from the coding sequence ATGGAAACAGTAAATATTACGATAGACAGCAGAAAAATTCAGGTTCCAAAGGAATATACAGTTTTGGAGGCGGCTAGAGCTGCCAACATTGATATACCGACACTTTGCTTCCTTAAGGAAATAAATGAGATCGGTGCGTGCAGAATGTGTCTTGTTGAAGTACAAGGTGCAAGAAGCTTGCAGGCAGCTTGTGTTTACCCGGTTTCTGAAGGGCTTGTTATAAGCACACAGACACCTGCAGTGCGTGAAGCAAGAAAGGTAACTTTAGAGCTTATACTGTCAAACCATGACAGAAAGTGCCTCACATGCGTAAGAAGCAGCAATTGTGAGCTGCAGAAGCTATCTGAGGATTTGAATATAAGAGATTTAAGATTTGATGGGGATTCGCCTAAAATGCCCTTGGATGAGCTTTCACCATCAATTGTTAGAGACCCGAACAAATGCGTACTCTGCAGACGTTGTGTAAGCATGTGTAAAAATGTTCAGGGAGTTGCTGTTATTGATACAAATGAAAGAGGTTTTAAGACCATTGTGTCTTCAGCGTTCAATAAGTCCTTAAATGATGTTCCGTGTGCTATGTGCGGGCAGTGTATAAATGTATGCCCTGTTGGTGCACTTCGTGAGAAAGATGCAACAGACAAGGTTTGGGAAGCACTTGCAAACAAGGATCTCCATGTTGTCGTCCAGACTGCACCTGCAGTTAGGGTTGCAATAGGGGAAGAGTTCGGTATGCCCATCGGTTCAAGAGCGACAAGCAATATGATCGCTGCTTTGAGAAGACTTGGATTTGCAAAGGTATTTGATACTGATACTGCTGCGGACCTTACAATAATGGAAGAGGGCACAGAATTAATTAACAGGATAAAAAATGGAGGCAAATTACCGCTAATCACAAGTTGCAGCCCTGGATGGATTAAGTTCTGTGAGCACAATTTCCCTGAGTTTTTAGATAATCTCTCATCATGTAAATCACCCCATGAGATGTTTGGTGCAGTTTTAAAATCATATTATGCAGAAAAAATGGGAATAGACCCATCAAAAATATTTGTAGTATCCATAATGCCTTGTACGGCAAAGAAATACGAAGCACAGAGGCCTGAATTGTCATCAAACGGCTATCCGGATGTAGATGTTGTTCTTACCACAAGAGAGCTTGCCAAGATGATTAAGGAAGCTGCTATCGACTTTAAAGAGCTTCCTGAAAGACAGTTTGACGATCCTATGGGTGAAGCATCAGGAGCTGCTGTAATATTCGGAGCTACTGGCGGAGTTATGGAAGCTGCGTTAAGAACAGTTACTGAAATATTAAACGGAAAACCATCTGACGAAATTGAATATAATGTAGTTAGAGGTATAGATGGTGTGAAGGAAGCTGTTGTTGAGGCAGGCGGTATGAAAATAAAAGCTGCTGTAGCACATGGTCTTGGAAATGCCAGAAAGCTCTTGGAAAAAGTGAAAAATGGCGAAGAGTATCACTTCATCGAAATAATGGCATGTCCAGGTGGTTGTGTAAACGGGGGAGGTCAGCCAATTCAACCTTCCAAAGTAAGAAGCTGGGTTGATCTAAGGGCTGAAAGAGCAAAGGCAATCTATGATGAAGATAAAGAAATGCCTATAAGGAAATCCCATGAAAATCCAAGGATTAAAATGCTCTATGATGAATACTTCAAGGAGCCTGGAAGCCACAAGGCACATGAGCTTTTGCATACACACTATGTAAAGAGAGAAAACTATCCTGAAGAATAA
- a CDS encoding ATP-binding protein has product MRDISLHLLDIIQNSIAASGTSIAIAITSCLKSQELKISISDNGIGMDEEMLKRVTDPFITTRDTRKVGLGISLFKASAEQSGGYLEISSKKGLGTTLEAVFMIDNIDRPPLGDVADTVASVLVSNETLHLTLVLSHNDEKFVFDTEEVKKMLNGVPINEYEVLNWIKGYINEGINVTFGGVLNEINN; this is encoded by the coding sequence ATGAGAGATATATCGCTGCATTTGTTGGATATAATACAAAACTCAATAGCTGCCTCTGGAACCAGTATTGCCATTGCCATTACTTCGTGTTTGAAAAGCCAAGAGCTAAAAATTAGCATATCGGATAACGGCATTGGGATGGATGAAGAGATGCTTAAGAGAGTAACCGACCCTTTCATAACAACTAGGGACACAAGAAAGGTAGGGTTGGGTATTTCACTTTTTAAGGCTTCTGCCGAGCAAAGTGGGGGTTATCTTGAAATTAGCTCTAAAAAGGGACTTGGGACAACATTGGAAGCTGTATTTATGATTGACAACATTGATAGGCCTCCTTTAGGGGATGTTGCCGATACAGTTGCAAGTGTGCTTGTTTCAAATGAAACTCTGCATCTGACTCTTGTGCTGTCACATAACGATGAAAAGTTCGTTTTTGATACTGAAGAGGTAAAAAAGATGCTGAATGGGGTTCCTATCAATGAGTATGAAGTTTTAAACTGGATTAAAGGTTATATAAATGAGGGGATAAATGTTACTTTTGGAGGTGTATTGAATGAAATCAATAACTGA